One stretch of Paenibacillus sp. AN1007 DNA includes these proteins:
- the glpX gene encoding class II fructose-bisphosphatase, which produces MERELALEIVRVTELAALASAPWMGRGDKNSADEAATLAMRAMFDSVSIRGTVVIGEGEMDEAPMLYIGEEVGNAEGPEVDVAVDPLEGTEIVAKGLNNALSVIAVAGKGNLLHAPDMYMEKLAVGPALVGKVRIEDPVEVTLEKAAAALNKNISDLTVMILDRVRHENTIKTLRKVGVRIKFLSDGDVAGAMAPAFPEAGIDLYVGSGGAPEGVLAAAALSCLGGEIQGRLMPANADEFQRCLQMGIDNPYKVLTMEDMIGTEDVIFAATGVTPGEILGGVRYLADDRAETDSIVMRAKTKTIRFIRSQHFLPNKEVLHKVRKLQASSEPLGRIRKIDKAMEQAEFSLSSKESGITSNA; this is translated from the coding sequence ATGGAACGCGAACTGGCGTTGGAAATTGTACGAGTAACGGAATTGGCAGCTTTAGCTTCAGCACCCTGGATGGGCAGAGGCGATAAGAATAGTGCAGATGAAGCAGCTACCCTGGCAATGCGTGCCATGTTTGATTCTGTGTCCATCCGCGGCACAGTCGTGATTGGTGAAGGAGAGATGGATGAAGCTCCCATGCTGTACATTGGTGAAGAAGTAGGAAATGCAGAGGGGCCAGAGGTTGACGTCGCTGTAGATCCATTGGAGGGAACGGAGATTGTAGCCAAAGGGCTGAACAACGCACTTTCGGTCATTGCGGTGGCGGGAAAAGGCAATCTGCTACATGCTCCGGATATGTATATGGAGAAGCTGGCAGTGGGTCCTGCGCTGGTAGGCAAAGTCAGAATTGAAGACCCGGTTGAGGTGACCCTGGAAAAGGCTGCAGCTGCTCTGAATAAAAACATCTCCGATCTTACCGTCATGATTCTGGATCGTGTACGTCATGAGAACACCATCAAAACACTTCGCAAAGTTGGCGTGCGTATCAAATTCCTCAGTGACGGCGATGTCGCAGGGGCGATGGCACCTGCATTCCCGGAAGCGGGTATTGATCTGTATGTTGGATCAGGCGGAGCACCTGAAGGGGTGCTGGCTGCGGCGGCTCTGTCCTGCCTGGGAGGCGAGATTCAAGGCCGACTTATGCCTGCCAATGCAGACGAATTCCAGCGCTGCCTGCAGATGGGGATCGATAACCCTTACAAAGTGTTAACGATGGAGGACATGATCGGCACGGAGGACGTTATTTTTGCGGCAACCGGTGTGACACCTGGTGAAATTCTTGGCGGCGTGCGCTATCTAGCAGACGACCGGGCCGAGACGGATTCCATCGTGATGCGGGCCAAAACCAAAACGATTCGTTTTATTCGTTCCCAGCACTTTTTGCCGAACAAGGAGGTCCTGCATAAAGTGCGTAAGCTTCAGGCTTCCAGCGAGCCGCTGGGCCGTATTCGGAAAATCGATAAAGCGATGGAACAGGCCGAGTTCAGCCTATCTTCCAAGGAATCAGGCATCACATCAAACGCATGA
- a CDS encoding bifunctional transcriptional activator/DNA repair enzyme AdaA → MKHTQQDDALNLQHPIPAEYWDAIIQNNSSYDGTFFYAVQTTGIFCRPSCRSRPPKYDNVLIFRDAEQALAHKFRPCKRCKPTGERVPDQEWIYGITEYIENHYTEPLTLNALASVSHGSPYHLHRVFKRITGQTPVQYIQAKRINKAQKLLKSTHLTVTQIGRQVGIANPAYFISVFRKYTGCTPAHYRERHDEA, encoded by the coding sequence ATGAAACATACACAGCAAGATGATGCCCTGAACCTGCAGCACCCTATTCCTGCTGAGTATTGGGACGCTATCATACAGAATAACAGCTCGTACGATGGTACGTTTTTTTATGCAGTACAGACAACCGGTATTTTTTGCCGACCCTCGTGCAGATCAAGACCCCCAAAATACGACAATGTGCTGATCTTCCGCGATGCCGAGCAAGCTCTGGCTCACAAATTCAGACCGTGCAAGCGCTGTAAACCGACTGGAGAACGAGTGCCTGACCAGGAATGGATTTACGGGATTACCGAATATATTGAGAATCACTATACCGAACCGTTAACGCTTAATGCACTTGCTTCAGTAAGCCATGGGAGTCCATACCATCTGCATCGGGTCTTTAAACGCATCACAGGCCAAACGCCCGTTCAATACATTCAGGCTAAACGCATAAACAAGGCACAGAAACTCCTTAAATCGACTCATCTCACCGTTACGCAGATTGGACGCCAAGTTGGCATAGCCAACCCGGCCTACTTCATATCCGTATTTCGCAAATATACCGGCTGTACCCCCGCACACTACAGGGAAAGGCACGACGAAGCATGA
- a CDS encoding LacI family DNA-binding transcriptional regulator has translation MASRREVAELAGVSEATVSRVLNGVGPIREETRRRVLEASERLGYVPSALARSFARSKSGNLGVVLPYVPKAHLFSAYFFSEMLSGIGSKARDNGLDLLVMFQTAGEVMNYTDLFRRQKVDACIILGARHEHNELAAMQQLHQEGHPFCVMNQHFAGESFMEVDADHVEGSRLAIRHLTDQGYRKIAFLNGPDRYSNSQDRLEGVRLGLHEAGMELDRSLLLEGNYSRRSGIAAAALIAERLHEIDAVFAANDRMAIGVMHGLRERGVRTQDFPAFVGYDDSDAAEMAVPALSSVRVPFFEMGELAVSKLIQGTHAAADAKEYHGGVRYDSSRTLLPTELIIRASSSRRT, from the coding sequence ATGGCTTCTCGCAGAGAAGTGGCCGAACTTGCGGGGGTGTCCGAGGCTACGGTATCCAGAGTGCTGAACGGCGTTGGACCGATCAGGGAGGAGACTCGCCGTAGGGTGCTTGAAGCGTCCGAGCGATTAGGTTATGTACCCAGTGCGCTTGCGCGCAGTTTTGCCAGAAGTAAGAGCGGTAATCTGGGCGTAGTGCTGCCTTACGTTCCGAAGGCACATTTGTTTTCGGCCTATTTTTTCTCGGAAATGTTGAGCGGCATTGGAAGCAAAGCACGAGACAACGGCCTCGATCTGCTTGTCATGTTTCAGACCGCCGGTGAAGTCATGAATTATACGGATCTGTTTCGAAGACAGAAGGTGGATGCCTGCATCATTCTGGGTGCGAGACATGAGCATAATGAGCTGGCTGCCATGCAGCAGCTGCATCAGGAAGGACATCCATTTTGCGTGATGAACCAGCATTTTGCAGGAGAGTCGTTCATGGAAGTGGATGCTGATCATGTCGAGGGCAGCAGGCTTGCCATACGCCATCTTACCGATCAGGGTTACCGCAAAATCGCTTTTTTGAATGGACCAGACCGCTATTCCAACAGCCAGGACCGGCTTGAAGGTGTGCGTCTGGGTCTGCATGAGGCAGGCATGGAGCTGGACCGGAGCCTGCTGCTCGAAGGCAATTACAGCAGACGCAGCGGGATAGCGGCAGCAGCCTTGATTGCTGAACGATTGCATGAGATCGATGCGGTATTTGCAGCAAATGACCGGATGGCTATCGGAGTAATGCATGGCTTGCGTGAACGGGGCGTGCGTACCCAGGATTTCCCGGCATTTGTTGGTTATGACGACTCTGATGCAGCCGAGATGGCCGTTCCGGCGCTGAGCAGTGTGAGGGTTCCTTTTTTCGAGATGGGCGAACTTGCTGTGTCCAAACTGATCCAGGGTACCCATGCTGCAGCAGATGCAAAGGAATACCATGGTGGGGTTCGTTACGACTCTTCACGGACTCTTTTGCCGACAGAATTGATTATTCGTGCCTCTTCCAGCCGGCGTACCTGA
- a CDS encoding Gfo/Idh/MocA family oxidoreductase produces MKTMKVGIIGCGKISGIYMENCHRFEVLELSAVADLDRKRAEEQAAAYNVPNVYTVDEMFADPEIELIINLTIPAVHAEVCIRALESGKHVYVEKPLAVTREEGQAVLETAKRQGLLVGCAPETFFGSGIQTALQLVEDGIIGKPVAATAFMMSRGHEFWHPDPEFYYASGGGPMFDMGPYYLTALVQLMGPIKSIAGMTGKAMEERTITSEKKRGQIIPVDIPTHVTGLLQFEQGAIGTLITSFDVFGGSALPPIEVYGTHGTLQVPDPNTFGGPVRYRLMGEHEWTEAPLLPGYQENTRGIGVADMAYAARSGRAHRASGELAYHVLEAMWAFHDSSDEKTFYTMKSTCQRPAALPVNLPLYTLDK; encoded by the coding sequence ATGAAAACAATGAAAGTAGGTATTATCGGCTGTGGTAAAATCAGCGGCATCTATATGGAGAACTGTCACCGTTTCGAGGTGCTGGAACTTAGTGCTGTAGCTGACCTGGACAGGAAACGAGCAGAGGAGCAGGCGGCGGCTTATAACGTTCCAAACGTATACACCGTAGACGAAATGTTCGCTGATCCCGAGATTGAGCTGATCATCAATCTGACGATTCCTGCCGTTCACGCCGAAGTATGCATACGTGCGCTGGAATCGGGTAAACACGTTTATGTTGAAAAACCGCTTGCAGTTACCCGCGAAGAAGGTCAGGCTGTACTCGAAACAGCCAAGCGGCAAGGACTGCTGGTAGGGTGTGCACCCGAAACTTTCTTCGGTTCAGGGATTCAGACAGCACTGCAGCTGGTAGAGGATGGTATTATCGGCAAACCGGTAGCGGCAACCGCCTTTATGATGAGCCGTGGGCATGAGTTCTGGCATCCAGATCCCGAGTTCTATTATGCCAGCGGCGGCGGCCCGATGTTTGACATGGGACCTTATTATCTGACCGCACTCGTGCAGTTGATGGGGCCGATCAAATCCATCGCCGGGATGACAGGTAAAGCGATGGAGGAACGGACGATTACAAGTGAGAAAAAAAGAGGCCAGATCATTCCCGTGGACATTCCAACACATGTCACCGGTCTGCTTCAATTCGAACAAGGAGCCATCGGTACGCTGATTACCAGCTTTGATGTGTTTGGTGGAAGCGCACTGCCGCCGATCGAGGTGTACGGGACTCACGGAACACTGCAGGTCCCTGACCCGAACACTTTTGGCGGTCCGGTGCGTTACCGCTTGATGGGTGAACATGAGTGGACGGAAGCTCCGCTTCTTCCGGGATATCAGGAAAATACCCGCGGCATCGGCGTGGCAGATATGGCCTATGCAGCACGCAGCGGTCGCGCACACCGGGCAAGCGGTGAACTGGCCTATCACGTGCTTGAAGCCATGTGGGCGTTCCATGACTCGTCTGATGAAAAGACGTTCTATACGATGAAGAGCACCTGTCAGCGTCCAGCGGCGCTGCCTGTTAACCTTCCGCTGTATACGCTGGATAAGTAA
- a CDS encoding ThuA domain-containing protein, producing MRKALIVWGGWDGHEPEQVAAIFERILKEEQFEVEVSDTLESYADAEKLMGLDLIVPLWTMGQIEQELVNNVSAAVQSGVGLAGLHGGMCDAFRNNVDWQFMTGGQWVAHPGNDGVEYMVNIKRGSSPLFDHIEDFQVKSEQYYLHVDPAVEVLATTRFPIVSGPHAANGPVDMPVAWTKRWGAGRVFYNSLGHHADIVDMKPVTEMMRSGFLWTAAGKELAKSRNAGVTEVYTGMADNQT from the coding sequence ATGAGGAAAGCACTGATTGTGTGGGGCGGCTGGGATGGACATGAGCCGGAACAGGTAGCGGCTATTTTTGAACGTATTTTAAAGGAAGAGCAGTTCGAAGTTGAAGTCTCTGATACACTGGAATCCTATGCGGATGCCGAAAAGCTGATGGGTCTGGATCTCATTGTACCTCTGTGGACGATGGGGCAGATTGAACAGGAACTGGTGAACAACGTTTCGGCAGCTGTTCAGAGTGGTGTAGGTCTTGCAGGGCTGCATGGCGGGATGTGTGACGCGTTCCGAAATAACGTTGACTGGCAGTTTATGACGGGCGGACAATGGGTAGCTCATCCAGGCAACGATGGTGTTGAATACATGGTGAACATCAAACGCGGCTCCAGTCCACTATTTGACCATATCGAGGATTTTCAGGTGAAGAGTGAGCAGTATTACCTGCACGTGGACCCGGCTGTCGAGGTGCTTGCCACAACCCGCTTCCCGATTGTATCCGGTCCTCATGCGGCGAATGGACCTGTGGATATGCCCGTAGCATGGACGAAACGCTGGGGGGCAGGACGTGTATTCTATAATTCGCTGGGTCACCATGCAGATATTGTAGACATGAAGCCTGTAACCGAGATGATGCGCAGCGGGTTCCTCTGGACCGCAGCTGGCAAAGAGCTGGCGAAGAGCCGGAACGCGGGTGTGACCGAGGTGTACACCGGAATGGCAGATAACCAGACCTGA
- a CDS encoding Gfo/Idh/MocA family oxidoreductase produces MSNRLRVGMVGYKFMGKAHSNAYRSLPMFFPSAPLQPEMSVICGRNEQGVQDAANQFGWSESVTDWRELVKRDDIDLIDINAPSDAHKEIALEAARQGKHLFCEKPLALSLADSREMLEAAEEAGIKHMVGFNYRFSPAVQLAKDLIESGRLGKIYHFRAFFLQDWILDPNFPLVWRLQKEVAGSGSHGDLGAHLIDLARFLVGEFQEVIGMSETFIKERPLASEMTGLSAKGSSSADAPKGEVTVDDATLFLARFAGGALGSFEATRFAAGHRSTNSFEINGSLGSVRFDFERMNELEVYFTKDDEDVQGFRRVLATDPAHKYAEAWWPAGHTIGFEHTFTHEMLELVTAISEGRQPSPSFHDGVACQAVLEAVERSVSERRWVTLEEM; encoded by the coding sequence ATGTCAAATCGTCTTCGTGTTGGAATGGTTGGTTACAAATTTATGGGTAAAGCTCACAGCAATGCATATCGCAGTTTGCCGATGTTTTTCCCGTCTGCCCCGCTGCAGCCTGAAATGTCCGTCATCTGCGGACGGAATGAGCAGGGAGTACAGGATGCGGCTAACCAGTTTGGATGGTCCGAGAGTGTTACGGATTGGCGTGAACTGGTGAAACGGGATGATATTGATCTCATTGACATTAATGCACCGAGTGATGCTCATAAGGAAATTGCGCTGGAGGCAGCTCGTCAAGGCAAGCATTTATTCTGTGAGAAACCGCTCGCACTCTCGCTTGCTGACTCACGTGAGATGCTTGAAGCTGCTGAAGAAGCTGGCATCAAACATATGGTTGGGTTTAACTATCGCTTCTCACCAGCGGTGCAGCTTGCGAAGGATCTGATCGAGAGTGGGCGATTGGGTAAAATTTATCATTTCCGAGCGTTCTTCCTTCAGGACTGGATTCTGGACCCGAACTTCCCGCTGGTATGGCGTCTGCAAAAAGAAGTTGCAGGCTCCGGTTCACACGGTGACCTCGGTGCACACTTAATTGATTTGGCCCGTTTCCTCGTTGGAGAATTCCAGGAGGTGATCGGTATGAGTGAAACCTTTATCAAAGAGCGCCCGCTCGCTTCCGAGATGACAGGTCTTAGTGCGAAAGGCAGTTCGAGTGCAGATGCCCCTAAAGGTGAGGTAACTGTAGATGATGCTACGCTATTCCTGGCAAGATTCGCAGGGGGAGCGCTGGGAAGTTTCGAAGCGACGCGATTCGCAGCCGGACATCGCAGTACGAACTCGTTTGAGATTAACGGCAGTCTGGGCAGTGTACGCTTTGACTTTGAACGCATGAACGAACTGGAAGTGTATTTCACGAAGGACGATGAGGATGTGCAGGGCTTCCGCCGCGTACTGGCTACCGATCCTGCGCATAAATACGCTGAAGCTTGGTGGCCTGCAGGTCATACGATCGGTTTTGAGCATACCTTCACTCATGAGATGCTGGAACTGGTGACAGCCATTTCGGAAGGACGTCAGCCATCGCCAAGCTTCCATGATGGTGTTGCGTGTCAAGCCGTACTTGAAGCCGTGGAGAGGTCCGTGTCAGAGCGCCGCTGGGTAACACTCGAAGAGATGTAA